In the genome of Segatella copri, one region contains:
- a CDS encoding ComEC/Rec2 family competence protein, giving the protein MDRIKKQHFTPLMSFSLVLTAGIITAKYSYDYLSMRHWLAISILPWSIAACCYMMTQLIRRHNPSSRIIDKLIHYQCLNLYLCIFCLGSCITTHHIDHLNAPVQIKAYQSLSSFERTILKAQDFRQQAEQQLHTLHIGEQDFAVIAAMAMGDKSALNQETKEAYSISGTSHILAVSGLHIGIIFQLIILLLGGKRRSKLTIILSTTIVWAYVIFIGFPASAVRAATMLSIYSMVLLSLRPDPTLNTLALAYIIMVLVNPFNIFDIGFQMSFLAVGSILLFYPLFFCLLSSHSNIIRAIWGLFCVSLAAQIGTLPLIVFYFGRISCYSLITSFIAIPAATLILYLCVLLFILSPLTYISFLASSIEGLMQLVMNVLTSITQFINTAFRLTSMLPGASIEHVHLSLLQLAILYVAILAGYFAFVKWYRLKEKMV; this is encoded by the coding sequence ATGGACAGAATCAAGAAGCAACATTTCACCCCGCTCATGTCCTTCAGCCTCGTACTGACGGCAGGTATCATCACGGCTAAATATAGCTATGATTACCTCAGCATGCGCCATTGGCTCGCCATCTCCATCCTTCCCTGGAGCATCGCAGCCTGCTGCTATATGATGACCCAACTCATCCGCCGACATAACCCGTCTAGCCGCATCATCGACAAGCTCATCCACTATCAATGCCTCAACCTCTATCTTTGCATCTTCTGTCTCGGCAGTTGCATTACCACCCATCACATCGATCACCTCAATGCTCCCGTTCAGATAAAAGCCTACCAATCATTGTCCTCCTTTGAGCGTACCATCCTGAAAGCCCAAGACTTCAGACAACAGGCGGAACAACAACTGCACACCCTGCATATCGGGGAACAGGATTTCGCCGTCATCGCAGCCATGGCAATGGGCGACAAGTCGGCACTCAACCAGGAGACCAAGGAGGCCTATTCAATATCCGGAACCAGTCACATATTGGCAGTTAGCGGTTTGCACATCGGCATCATCTTCCAACTCATTATCCTGCTGCTAGGCGGCAAACGCCGGTCTAAGCTAACCATCATCCTATCCACCACCATCGTTTGGGCATACGTCATCTTTATCGGATTCCCAGCCAGTGCCGTCAGGGCAGCCACCATGCTCAGCATCTACAGTATGGTATTGCTCTCCTTGCGCCCCGACCCAACGCTCAACACACTGGCATTGGCCTACATCATCATGGTGCTGGTCAACCCGTTCAACATCTTCGACATCGGTTTCCAGATGTCCTTTCTTGCCGTGGGTTCCATTCTTCTGTTCTACCCCCTCTTCTTCTGTCTCCTCTCATCCCACAGCAACATCATCCGCGCAATATGGGGTCTTTTCTGTGTTTCCTTGGCTGCCCAGATTGGCACCCTGCCCCTCATCGTCTTCTATTTCGGCCGCATTTCCTGTTACTCCCTGATTACCAGTTTCATCGCCATCCCGGCAGCCACCCTCATTCTCTATCTCTGCGTCCTGCTTTTTATCCTTTCACCCCTTACCTACATCTCTTTTCTAGCCTCATCCATAGAAGGATTAATGCAGTTGGTAATGAACGTTCTCACCTCCATCACCCAATTCATCAACACCGCCTTCCGTCTGACGAGTATGTTGCCGGGGGCAAGCATCGAGCATGTGCATCTTTCCCTGCTCCAGCTAGCCATTCTCTATGTTGCCATCCTAGCCGGCTACTTCGCCTTTGTAAAATGGTACCGGCTGAAAGAGAAGATGGTCTGA
- the hrpB gene encoding ATP-dependent helicase HrpB gives MNYDRIKQQAGHLPAFQIADAINSTLKESANLVVTAPPGAGKSTVLPLTLLEATPQGKILMLEPRRLAARQIAERMASILGEPVGKTVGYRVRFENKVSSETRIEVLTEGILTRMLIHDATLEGVSAVIFDEFHERSINSDLALALSRQAQEIIRPDLKIIIMSATIDASAICEALQAPLIESEGRMFPVETIYSETDIARYDIYKEVAATILKAADKHDGDILAFLPGQSEILKCKEILDASLSRASAELTVPQVYPLYGNLPPEKQRLAIAPSKEGERKIVLATPIAETSLTIEGVRIVVDSGLCRKLVYDARTGLSHLETVTISKDMATQRRGRAGRVAEGICYRLWTQTSEHLMEDQRRPEIEEADLTSMVLDIAAFGENNPQSLLWLTPPSISNLLNAKELLLSLEAIDPNGSITPLGRKMATLPCHPRIAKMMMSTESSALKALACDVAALLEEKDPMSDSEDSDMSLRLSILRSQRQKNSLGRWAHIAQIAQEYRRMLKVKEDNDPVDAEEVGRLIALAYPERIAMAIDNIGHFRMSNGKTFFIDSSDAMSAQQWLAIASLNVSAQPSGTNASTPLPSSGKAGRVFLSAPVNINDLPTHEFDNISWDSKAGIIRMQRERRIGTLVVDSKPLQDADKQQIIHILCTAIRKEGLSMLDWNEDVQRLQRRVAQVREWHPEMELPDLSTAHLMETASEWLPFYLDQGGKLKTSTAELRKLNLPEILWAQIPYEQQQEIDRLAPTHIVVPSGSHIRIDYRQGAEAPILSVRLQECFGMTQTPAVDDGRQPLLLELLSPGFKPVQLTQDLASFWQSTYFEVRKELKRRYPKHFWPENPLESEAVRGVKRKK, from the coding sequence ATGAATTACGATAGAATCAAACAGCAGGCAGGTCATCTTCCTGCATTCCAGATAGCCGACGCCATCAACAGCACCCTGAAGGAGTCGGCAAACCTTGTTGTCACCGCTCCGCCGGGAGCCGGAAAATCCACCGTGCTTCCACTCACCCTCCTCGAAGCCACCCCACAAGGAAAGATTCTGATGCTGGAACCGCGCCGACTTGCCGCCCGACAGATAGCAGAGCGGATGGCAAGCATCCTGGGCGAACCCGTGGGCAAGACCGTAGGTTACCGGGTACGCTTCGAGAACAAGGTTTCCTCAGAAACCCGCATCGAGGTGCTCACCGAAGGAATCCTCACCCGGATGCTCATCCACGATGCCACGCTCGAAGGAGTGAGCGCCGTCATCTTCGATGAGTTTCACGAGCGAAGCATCAACTCCGACCTGGCGCTAGCTCTCTCCCGACAGGCCCAGGAAATCATACGCCCCGACCTGAAGATCATCATCATGTCGGCCACCATCGATGCTTCTGCCATCTGCGAAGCATTACAAGCCCCACTGATAGAGAGCGAAGGACGGATGTTCCCAGTAGAGACCATTTATTCCGAGACCGATATTGCGCGATACGATATATATAAAGAGGTGGCGGCTACCATCCTCAAGGCTGCAGATAAGCACGATGGTGATATTCTGGCTTTCCTTCCGGGACAGTCGGAGATTCTGAAATGCAAGGAGATATTGGATGCAAGCCTCAGCAGGGCTTCAGCTGAACTTACCGTTCCGCAGGTTTATCCGCTCTACGGCAATCTTCCACCCGAGAAGCAGCGCCTCGCCATCGCCCCTTCGAAAGAGGGAGAAAGAAAAATTGTGCTCGCCACACCTATTGCCGAAACCTCGCTTACCATCGAAGGCGTGAGGATCGTGGTGGATTCCGGACTTTGCAGAAAACTGGTTTACGACGCCCGTACGGGATTGAGCCACCTGGAAACCGTAACCATCAGCAAGGATATGGCCACCCAAAGAAGAGGACGAGCCGGACGTGTGGCTGAAGGAATCTGTTACCGATTGTGGACTCAGACCTCGGAGCATCTGATGGAAGACCAGCGCCGACCGGAAATAGAGGAAGCCGACCTTACGTCGATGGTACTCGATATTGCAGCCTTTGGCGAGAACAATCCCCAGTCGCTGCTCTGGCTTACTCCACCGTCAATCAGTAACCTACTCAATGCCAAGGAATTGCTTCTTTCTCTTGAAGCGATAGATCCGAATGGCAGCATCACCCCATTGGGCAGGAAGATGGCAACATTGCCTTGTCATCCGCGCATCGCCAAGATGATGATGAGTACAGAATCTTCTGCGCTCAAAGCTCTAGCCTGCGACGTTGCCGCCCTGCTGGAAGAGAAAGACCCGATGAGTGACTCTGAGGATTCAGACATGTCGCTGCGCCTCTCCATCCTCCGTTCGCAGCGACAGAAAAACAGTCTGGGCAGATGGGCTCACATCGCCCAGATAGCCCAGGAATACCGCAGGATGCTCAAGGTGAAGGAAGACAATGATCCGGTGGATGCAGAAGAGGTGGGCAGACTGATTGCCCTAGCCTATCCTGAGCGCATCGCCATGGCCATCGATAATATCGGCCATTTCAGAATGTCGAATGGTAAGACGTTCTTCATCGATTCAAGCGATGCGATGTCGGCGCAGCAATGGCTCGCCATCGCCTCGCTCAATGTATCTGCCCAGCCGTCGGGCACGAATGCTTCCACCCCGCTTCCATCTTCGGGAAAGGCAGGCAGGGTGTTTCTCTCGGCTCCCGTAAACATCAACGACCTCCCTACCCACGAGTTCGACAACATCTCGTGGGACAGTAAGGCGGGAATAATCAGGATGCAGAGAGAGCGACGCATCGGAACCCTGGTTGTGGATAGCAAACCGCTCCAGGATGCCGACAAGCAGCAGATTATCCATATCCTCTGTACCGCTATCCGGAAGGAAGGACTCAGCATGCTGGATTGGAACGAAGACGTTCAGCGGTTGCAGCGGAGAGTGGCGCAGGTAAGAGAGTGGCATCCGGAAATGGAGTTGCCCGATTTATCCACCGCACACCTGATGGAGACAGCCAGCGAATGGTTGCCCTTCTATCTGGACCAGGGCGGAAAGCTCAAGACGAGCACCGCCGAACTCAGGAAGCTCAATCTCCCGGAAATACTCTGGGCACAGATTCCATACGAGCAGCAGCAGGAAATAGACCGCCTCGCACCCACCCACATCGTGGTTCCATCGGGCAGTCATATCCGCATCGACTATCGTCAGGGAGCCGAGGCACCCATCCTCAGTGTCCGCCTGCAGGAATGCTTCGGAATGACTCAGACGCCAGCTGTTGATGATGGCAGGCAGCCACTGCTGCTGGAGCTGCTCTCTCCGGGTTTCAAGCCCGTTCAGCTTACGCAGGATCTCGCCAGTTTTTGGCAATCCACCTATTTCGAGGTGCGCAAGGAGCTGAAACGCCGCTACCCCAAGCACTTCTGGCCCGAGAATCCATTGGAAAGCGAGGCAGTAAGAGGGGTGAAAAGGAAGAAATAA